A region from the uncultured Macellibacteroides sp. genome encodes:
- a CDS encoding GH92 family glycosyl hydrolase: MKHKNVCAVVLMTALCWIGKPAFASESEGGFDPVEYVNPLIGTQSTFQLSTGNTYPAIALPWGMNFWMPQTGKMGDGWAYTYTENKIRGFKQTHQPSPWINDYGQFSIMPVVGAPVFDQDKRASWFSHKSEIAKPYYYKVYLAEHDVVTEIAPTERAAIFRFTFPQSDSSFVVIDAFDKGSYIKILPNENKIIGYTTKNSGGVPANFKNYFVITFDKPFTYEYTFADGALKNEKEQTANHAGAVIGFKTAKGEVVNARVASSFISFEQAALNLKELGNNNFDKVAAQGKEAWNKALRTIEVDGGSLDQYRTFYSCMYRSMLFPRKFHEIDAAGKVMHYSPFNGQVLPGYMYTDSGFWDTFRCLFPFLNMMFPSVNKEMQEGLINTYKESGFFPEWASPGHRGCMVGNNSASILVDAYMKGVKVDDLETLYKGLIHGTENVHPTVSSTGRLGHEYYNKLGYVPYDVKINENAARTLEYAYDDWCIYKLAKDLKRPKKEIELYAKRAMNYKNLYDKETKLMRGKNADGKFMAPFSPLKWGDAFTEGNSWHYTWSVFHDPQGLIDLMGGKKDFVQMLDSVFAVPPVFDDSYYGGVIHEIREMQIMNMGNYAHGNQPIQHMIYMYNYAGEPWKAQYWLREVMNRMYTCNPDGYCGDEDNGQTSAWYVFSALGFYPVCPGSNEYVMGAPLFKKATITFENGKKMVINAPENSDKTRYIETMTLNGKNYTKNYLKHADLLNGGEITIRMSETPNKQRGIQQEDFPYSFSVNEKK, from the coding sequence ATGAAGCATAAGAATGTGTGTGCGGTTGTTCTGATGACAGCTTTATGCTGGATTGGGAAACCTGCTTTTGCCTCTGAGAGCGAGGGGGGTTTTGATCCGGTTGAGTATGTAAACCCATTAATCGGAACTCAGTCTACTTTTCAATTGTCTACGGGAAATACTTATCCCGCAATAGCACTTCCCTGGGGAATGAATTTCTGGATGCCCCAGACAGGAAAAATGGGTGATGGATGGGCGTATACCTATACGGAAAATAAAATCCGTGGGTTTAAACAAACGCATCAACCCAGTCCGTGGATTAATGACTACGGTCAGTTCTCAATTATGCCGGTTGTAGGTGCTCCTGTATTTGATCAGGATAAACGTGCCAGCTGGTTCTCTCACAAATCAGAAATTGCGAAGCCTTACTATTACAAGGTATATTTGGCCGAACACGATGTGGTAACCGAAATTGCACCAACCGAACGTGCTGCCATCTTTCGTTTTACTTTTCCACAGAGTGATAGTTCATTTGTTGTAATTGATGCTTTCGATAAAGGATCTTACATTAAGATTTTACCGAACGAAAACAAAATTATCGGTTATACAACCAAAAACAGTGGGGGAGTACCTGCCAATTTTAAAAATTACTTCGTTATTACATTCGACAAACCCTTTACTTACGAATATACGTTTGCCGATGGTGCGTTGAAAAACGAAAAGGAGCAAACTGCCAATCATGCGGGTGCTGTAATTGGATTCAAAACAGCAAAAGGCGAAGTGGTAAATGCACGTGTAGCTTCCTCATTTATTAGTTTCGAACAAGCAGCCCTGAATTTGAAGGAACTTGGAAACAATAATTTTGATAAAGTTGCCGCACAAGGAAAAGAAGCCTGGAATAAGGCACTGAGAACAATCGAGGTAGATGGCGGATCGTTAGATCAATACCGCACATTCTACTCTTGTATGTACCGCTCCATGTTATTTCCACGTAAATTTCATGAAATTGATGCAGCCGGCAAGGTGATGCATTACAGTCCGTTCAACGGACAGGTATTGCCCGGATACATGTATACCGACTCTGGCTTCTGGGATACATTCCGTTGCCTGTTCCCATTCCTGAATATGATGTTCCCTTCTGTAAACAAAGAGATGCAGGAAGGTTTGATCAATACATATAAAGAAAGCGGCTTCTTCCCCGAATGGGCTAGTCCCGGACACCGTGGCTGTATGGTTGGTAATAACTCAGCTTCAATTTTAGTTGATGCTTACATGAAAGGTGTAAAGGTAGACGACCTTGAAACGCTGTACAAAGGTCTTATCCACGGTACCGAAAATGTACATCCAACAGTATCTTCAACCGGACGTTTGGGTCACGAGTATTACAACAAGCTAGGTTATGTTCCCTACGATGTCAAAATCAATGAGAACGCAGCCCGTACACTCGAATATGCCTACGATGACTGGTGTATCTATAAACTGGCTAAAGATCTGAAACGTCCTAAAAAGGAAATAGAACTTTATGCTAAACGTGCCATGAACTATAAAAACCTGTACGACAAGGAAACCAAGCTGATGCGTGGTAAGAATGCCGATGGTAAATTTATGGCTCCTTTCTCTCCGCTTAAGTGGGGTGATGCCTTTACCGAAGGAAACAGCTGGCATTATACATGGTCTGTTTTCCATGATCCTCAGGGATTAATTGATTTGATGGGTGGTAAAAAAGACTTTGTTCAGATGTTGGACTCAGTATTTGCGGTTCCCCCCGTATTTGATGATAGTTACTACGGTGGTGTAATTCACGAAATCCGTGAGATGCAAATCATGAACATGGGTAACTATGCGCATGGTAACCAGCCAATCCAGCATATGATTTACATGTATAACTATGCAGGTGAACCCTGGAAGGCTCAGTACTGGCTTCGTGAAGTAATGAACCGCATGTATACCTGTAATCCAGATGGCTATTGTGGTGATGAAGACAACGGACAGACTTCGGCCTGGTATGTATTCTCTGCGCTTGGATTCTATCCAGTTTGCCCGGGTTCCAACGAATATGTAATGGGTGCACCTTTATTTAAGAAGGCAACTATTACGTTCGAAAACGGGAAGAAGATGGTGATCAATGCTCCGGAGAACAGTGATAAAACACGTTACATCGAAACGATGACTCTAAACGGAAAGAACTATACTAAGAACTATCTGAAGCATGCCGATTTATTAAATGGTGGCGAGATTACTATTCGCATGAGCGAAACACCAAACAAGCAACGCGGTATTCAACAAGAAGATTTCCCTTATTCATTTTCTGTTAACGAGAAAAAGTAA
- a CDS encoding GH92 family glycosyl hydrolase — MSEDLSKEPVDFVNPFMGNISHLLVPTYPTVHLPNSMLRVYPERGDFTGDRLQGLPVIVTSHRGSSAFNLSPYQGDEANIKPVISYSYDLEKIVPYRYSVYLDEANINVDYAPSYQSAVYSINFEKKASNYLILNTRNGELTSEGNCISGYQFVDDKTKIYLYAETNLFPEKSGVLAGDSLSFGKTQAAGRNAALVLAYGDKEQKIGLRYGISFISTEQAKKNLQREINAYDVDVVAKAGRTEWNKSLGKIKVFGGTDDERTIFYTSLYRTYERMICISEDGSYYSATDGKIHSDEGMPFYTDDWIWDTYRAVHPLRVLIEPQKELAMVSSYVRMAQQSPEGWMPTFPEVTGDSHRMNGNHAVAVIWDAYCKGLTGFDLDKAYNACKSAIMDETLAPWVRAKAGDLDAFYKEKGYFPALHPNEKETSKLVHPFENRQVIAVTLGASFDDWCLSQIAKALGKTDDYNYFLKRSYNYRNVFNKETAFFHPKDNKGKFIMPFDYVFSGGQGARAYYGENNAWVYRWDVQHNVGDLVTLMGGKDSFATNLDQMFNEPLGKSKFEFYRVLPDHTGNVGQFSMANEPSLHIPYLYNYAGQPWKTQKRIRKLLQEWFRNDLMGVPGDEDGGGMSAFVAFSQMGFYPVTPGSPTYNIGSPVFSDVIIDLGNGKTFEIKAVNSSEDNKYIQSAKLNGKEWNQPWFSHKDIVNGGLLELEMGNKANKEWGAKLPPPSAEKIN, encoded by the coding sequence ATGTCCGAGGACCTTTCCAAGGAGCCGGTGGACTTTGTGAATCCCTTTATGGGAAATATCAGCCACCTTCTTGTGCCTACTTATCCAACGGTGCATTTGCCCAACAGCATGCTGCGTGTTTATCCCGAACGGGGCGACTTTACAGGCGACCGTTTACAGGGTTTGCCCGTTATCGTAACCAGCCACCGGGGAAGTTCTGCCTTTAATCTTAGTCCTTATCAAGGCGACGAGGCAAATATCAAACCGGTGATAAGCTACAGTTACGACCTGGAAAAGATTGTACCGTACCGCTATTCTGTCTACCTGGATGAAGCAAATATCAATGTTGATTACGCTCCTTCGTATCAGTCGGCTGTCTATTCCATCAATTTTGAGAAAAAGGCTTCGAACTACCTGATATTGAATACCCGTAACGGCGAACTTACTTCCGAAGGAAACTGTATCAGCGGCTATCAATTTGTAGATGATAAAACAAAGATTTATCTCTATGCCGAAACCAACTTGTTTCCTGAGAAGAGTGGGGTACTTGCCGGCGACAGTCTTTCTTTTGGAAAGACTCAGGCTGCAGGACGCAATGCTGCACTTGTGCTAGCTTATGGCGACAAGGAACAGAAAATCGGACTCCGTTACGGAATTTCTTTTATCAGTACCGAGCAAGCCAAAAAGAACCTGCAACGCGAAATTAATGCTTACGATGTAGATGTGGTTGCCAAGGCAGGACGGACCGAATGGAATAAATCCTTAGGCAAAATTAAAGTGTTTGGGGGAACGGACGACGAGAGAACTATTTTTTATACCTCTCTTTACCGTACCTACGAACGTATGATTTGCATCTCCGAGGATGGTAGTTACTACAGTGCAACCGACGGTAAAATTCACTCAGACGAAGGAATGCCTTTCTATACCGACGACTGGATTTGGGACACTTACCGTGCCGTACATCCTTTACGTGTTTTAATTGAACCGCAGAAGGAACTTGCCATGGTTTCGTCGTATGTACGTATGGCGCAGCAATCGCCCGAAGGATGGATGCCAACCTTCCCCGAAGTAACAGGCGATAGTCACCGGATGAACGGAAACCATGCGGTAGCCGTAATTTGGGATGCCTATTGCAAGGGTCTTACAGGTTTTGATCTTGACAAGGCTTATAATGCCTGCAAGAGTGCAATAATGGATGAGACACTTGCCCCTTGGGTGCGTGCCAAAGCCGGAGATCTGGATGCTTTTTACAAAGAAAAAGGATATTTCCCTGCTTTGCACCCCAACGAAAAGGAAACAAGCAAGTTGGTGCATCCTTTCGAAAACCGTCAGGTTATTGCTGTTACATTGGGAGCGAGTTTCGACGACTGGTGCTTGTCGCAGATTGCCAAAGCCCTTGGGAAGACAGACGATTATAACTATTTTCTGAAACGTTCGTACAACTACCGTAACGTGTTTAATAAAGAAACCGCGTTCTTCCATCCCAAAGATAATAAAGGAAAATTCATCATGCCCTTCGATTATGTATTTTCCGGAGGACAAGGTGCCCGCGCATATTATGGCGAAAATAACGCCTGGGTATACCGCTGGGATGTACAACACAACGTGGGTGATTTGGTAACTCTGATGGGCGGAAAGGATAGCTTCGCTACCAACCTCGACCAGATGTTTAATGAACCTCTTGGTAAAAGCAAGTTCGAATTTTACCGTGTGTTGCCCGATCATACAGGAAATGTAGGTCAATTTTCCATGGCAAACGAACCCAGTCTTCATATTCCTTACCTGTACAACTATGCTGGTCAGCCCTGGAAAACCCAGAAGCGTATCCGCAAACTGCTACAGGAATGGTTCCGCAACGACCTTATGGGCGTACCGGGTGATGAAGATGGCGGAGGAATGTCTGCATTCGTGGCTTTCTCGCAAATGGGATTTTATCCTGTAACTCCGGGATCTCCCACCTATAATATCGGCAGTCCTGTTTTCTCTGATGTGATCATAGATTTAGGAAACGGTAAAACTTTCGAAATTAAAGCGGTGAATAGTTCGGAAGATAATAAATACATTCAGTCTGCCAAACTAAACGGCAAGGAGTGGAATCAACCTTGGTTTAGTCATAAAGATATTGTTAATGGAGGATTACTTGAATTAGAGATGGGTAATAAAGCGAACAAGGAATGGGGAGCAAAGCTACCTCCTCCTTCCGCCGAAAAAATCAACTAA
- a CDS encoding helix-turn-helix domain-containing protein, producing the protein MERDIIMIDEVMDIDIIEESVKSEFSFILVCNEGCIQSNIDGKMSFIVKNDLIICLPNTIFDNSTLSPDFRGKAMLISEKFIKNVFPNNMDIWNKAFYLSKHPILHLNDKDVATFNEYFELLNCKINQKDHYYKYELVCSLFMSSFYDMSNSLFEFVKLEQNKLSRKDILFKNFMELLSKNFKEQRTVLFYSNKLCVTTKYLSLTSREISGKSASKWIQEFTIKEIVRLLKDTTMPIKEISNTLDFPNTSFFGRYVSTHLGMSPAKYRNAKSVSIC; encoded by the coding sequence ATGGAAAGAGATATTATTATGATTGACGAAGTAATGGATATTGATATCATTGAAGAATCTGTAAAATCAGAATTCTCTTTTATATTGGTATGTAATGAAGGATGTATTCAATCAAATATTGACGGGAAGATGTCTTTTATTGTAAAAAATGATCTGATAATTTGTTTACCAAACACTATATTCGATAACTCTACTTTAAGTCCTGATTTTAGAGGAAAAGCAATGCTCATTTCTGAGAAATTTATTAAAAATGTATTCCCAAACAATATGGATATATGGAACAAAGCTTTTTATTTAAGTAAACATCCTATTCTCCATCTTAATGATAAAGATGTTGCCACATTTAATGAATATTTTGAGCTTTTAAATTGCAAAATCAATCAAAAAGATCATTATTACAAATATGAACTTGTTTGTTCTCTGTTTATGTCCTCCTTTTACGACATGTCCAATTCACTTTTTGAATTTGTTAAATTAGAACAAAATAAATTAAGTAGAAAGGATATATTGTTTAAAAATTTTATGGAATTACTTTCTAAAAACTTTAAGGAACAACGTACAGTTCTTTTCTATAGCAATAAATTATGTGTAACAACCAAATATTTATCATTGACCAGCAGAGAAATAAGCGGAAAAAGTGCCTCTAAATGGATTCAAGAATTTACAATAAAAGAAATTGTAAGATTATTGAAAGATACAACAATGCCAATAAAAGAAATTTCTAATACTCTTGACTTTCCCAACACCTCTTTCTTTGGACGCTATGTAAGTACTCACCTTGGAATGTCACCGGCGAAGTATCGCAATGCAAAAAGTGTTAGCATTTGCTAA
- a CDS encoding GH92 family glycosyl hydrolase, translated as MKLFNKINMSGIIVCLTFFAFSCSVKEKVEVKDYVSYVDPYIGTSAHGHVFVGANVPFGAVQIGPQNIHKGWDWCSGYHYSDSVIIGFSHTHLSGTGCADLGDILLMPYTGVVRTARGEQDNIEGSCSSYYKHSNETVTPGYYSLLMDNGVKAELTATERVAMHRYTFPKNEDAHILINLKEGNGDNSYDTYLKQVDKFTIEGYRFSKGWSPQHKVFFTLKSDQPIKVLQLFNDDEAAGEGTLTGEAVKGVITFEKNPESVLLKVGISSVSCANAAANVEKEIAHWDFDQVKLNAKTVWNEALSCIDVDTKDERAKKIFYTSLYHTFIAPTLYCDVNGDFRGHNDSVYTNNSWKNYSTFSLWDTYRTLNPLFTIIKPDMVGDMVNSYLGIYDQQGKLPIWPLVGGETECMPGYSAVPIIADAYLKGIKGFDAERAMNAMLVSSTYPKQKGVPFVMEKGYIPCDKLFEATSIAMEYAVGDWGIAQMAKKMKKDSVYTEYLKRGKYYSQYFDKDIKFIRPKTAAGTWVTPYDPFRSVHGRGDFCEGTGWQYTFFVPQHPEGLIELFGGDEAFGTKLDSLFTAEGDMGESASNDISGLIGQYAHGNEPSHHVAYLYPYAGQQWKTAKMVRHIQDVFYTDAPDGVIGNEDCGQMSAWHIMSALGFYQVNPSNGVFVFGSPLFDKVSVALPGGKHFEVVAENNSKENVYIQSVTLNGKPYDKAYILYQDIMNGGTLKFVMGNQPNKKFGADPASRPATAI; from the coding sequence ATGAAATTATTCAACAAGATTAATATGTCAGGCATAATTGTATGCCTGACATTTTTCGCTTTCTCCTGCTCAGTTAAGGAGAAGGTTGAAGTGAAAGATTATGTATCCTATGTAGATCCCTATATTGGAACTAGTGCTCACGGACACGTATTCGTTGGAGCAAATGTTCCTTTTGGAGCTGTACAGATTGGTCCACAGAATATTCACAAGGGCTGGGACTGGTGCTCGGGTTATCATTATTCCGATAGTGTGATAATAGGATTCTCTCATACGCACCTTAGCGGTACCGGTTGTGCCGATTTAGGTGATATCTTGCTTATGCCTTATACCGGCGTTGTACGTACAGCTCGTGGTGAACAGGATAATATTGAAGGAAGTTGTTCTTCTTATTACAAGCACAGCAACGAAACGGTTACTCCCGGTTATTACTCTTTACTGATGGATAACGGTGTTAAAGCCGAACTAACTGCTACCGAACGTGTAGCTATGCATCGGTATACGTTTCCTAAGAACGAGGATGCACACATTCTGATTAATCTGAAGGAAGGAAACGGCGATAATTCCTACGATACCTACCTAAAGCAGGTGGATAAGTTTACAATCGAAGGATATCGCTTTTCAAAAGGATGGAGTCCGCAACACAAAGTATTCTTTACGCTCAAAAGCGATCAGCCAATCAAAGTATTGCAGTTATTTAACGACGACGAGGCTGCAGGCGAGGGGACTTTGACCGGTGAAGCTGTAAAAGGTGTTATTACATTCGAAAAGAATCCCGAAAGCGTATTGCTGAAAGTGGGAATCTCTTCTGTAAGCTGTGCGAATGCTGCAGCCAATGTTGAAAAAGAAATTGCCCACTGGGATTTCGACCAGGTTAAGCTTAATGCAAAAACGGTATGGAATGAGGCTTTGTCGTGCATTGATGTTGATACGAAAGACGAACGTGCCAAAAAGATTTTCTATACTTCCTTGTATCATACCTTTATCGCCCCAACATTATATTGCGATGTAAACGGCGATTTCCGTGGTCATAACGATTCTGTTTATACGAATAACAGTTGGAAAAACTATTCTACTTTTTCTTTGTGGGATACCTACCGTACATTGAATCCGTTGTTTACCATCATTAAACCAGATATGGTGGGTGATATGGTAAATTCATATCTTGGCATTTACGATCAGCAAGGTAAATTACCTATCTGGCCGTTGGTTGGAGGCGAAACCGAGTGTATGCCCGGATACAGCGCTGTTCCCATCATTGCCGATGCCTATCTGAAGGGTATTAAAGGCTTCGATGCCGAGCGTGCAATGAATGCGATGCTTGTTTCTTCTACCTATCCGAAACAAAAGGGAGTTCCCTTTGTTATGGAAAAAGGATACATTCCTTGTGATAAATTGTTCGAAGCAACTTCTATCGCTATGGAATATGCTGTAGGAGACTGGGGTATTGCTCAAATGGCTAAAAAGATGAAGAAAGATTCTGTTTATACAGAATACCTGAAAAGAGGAAAATATTATTCGCAGTATTTCGATAAGGATATCAAATTTATCCGTCCTAAAACTGCTGCAGGTACTTGGGTGACTCCTTATGATCCTTTCCGTTCGGTACATGGTCGCGGTGATTTCTGTGAAGGTACCGGCTGGCAATATACTTTCTTTGTTCCGCAACATCCTGAAGGACTTATCGAACTGTTTGGCGGCGACGAAGCCTTTGGTACCAAGCTTGATTCGTTGTTTACTGCCGAAGGTGATATGGGAGAAAGTGCATCGAATGATATTAGCGGATTGATAGGGCAGTATGCTCATGGTAACGAACCAAGCCATCATGTGGCTTACCTGTATCCATATGCCGGTCAGCAGTGGAAAACGGCAAAGATGGTTCGTCACATTCAGGATGTATTTTATACGGATGCTCCCGATGGCGTAATAGGAAACGAAGACTGCGGACAGATGTCTGCATGGCATATTATGTCTGCCCTTGGATTCTATCAGGTGAACCCTTCTAACGGCGTGTTTGTGTTTGGCAGTCCGTTGTTCGACAAAGTATCTGTGGCGCTGCCAGGCGGAAAACATTTTGAAGTGGTAGCCGAAAATAATTCGAAAGAGAATGTCTATATCCAATCGGTAACCTTAAACGGAAAACCGTACGATAAGGCTTACATTCTGTACCAGGACATCATGAACGGAGGAACTCTGAAGTTTGTTATGGGCAACCAGCCTAACAAAAAATTCGGAGCCGATCCGGCTAGTCGTCCAGCTACAGCAATCTAA
- the thpR gene encoding RNA 2',3'-cyclic phosphodiesterase yields MRLYIGIDLPAVVKHSLYEAQMRLEKLGIEGSWKSPEYFHITLEFFGELLPESIHALAEIVESVISEKQAFKLHVNELGAFPSFQRPHTIWAGVGGSTKKLDQLWMELHAKLIKNGFVLQKLPFKPHISLISRLKNSKADLSSFSFGKPTKFTVSEVILFESKVVEGKRAYPALYRAKLKTGENTTLV; encoded by the coding sequence ATGAGACTATACATTGGGATTGATCTGCCTGCTGTAGTAAAGCATTCACTCTATGAAGCCCAGATGCGATTGGAAAAGCTGGGGATAGAGGGTTCGTGGAAATCGCCGGAGTATTTTCACATCACACTGGAATTCTTTGGTGAATTACTTCCCGAATCAATTCACGCGTTGGCAGAGATTGTGGAGTCTGTAATTTCTGAAAAGCAAGCTTTCAAACTGCACGTGAACGAGCTGGGCGCTTTTCCGTCTTTTCAAAGACCCCATACGATATGGGCAGGTGTTGGAGGAAGCACAAAAAAGTTGGATCAGCTATGGATGGAACTCCATGCCAAACTTATAAAAAACGGATTCGTGTTGCAAAAGCTTCCATTCAAGCCTCACATCAGTTTAATTTCCAGGCTAAAAAATAGTAAGGCGGATCTGAGTTCGTTTTCGTTCGGTAAGCCAACTAAATTTACCGTATCCGAAGTTATCCTATTCGAAAGCAAAGTGGTGGAGGGCAAACGCGCCTATCCTGCTTTGTATCGTGCTAAACTGAAAACAGGAGAAAACACAACTTTAGTATAA
- a CDS encoding efflux RND transporter periplasmic adaptor subunit: MKKNHCAVVLLLALVITSCDNRKNENFINSVRVKTTQVAIVATGGSCPYSGTIEEVTSSSLSFAIQGTLDKLSVCEGQHVSQGQLLGVLNQSSVQSAYDAAVASLNQTNDAYVRMKQLHDNGSLPDIKWVEAESQLQQAQALERLNRKNLNNCKLYAPFDGVIAEKNAEVGYNVMPGVQVVRLVSVKQVKVKIAVPENEISSVKTGQRVQFRVAALDEKQFHGVVSEIGIVANSLSRSYDVKILVDNSNRELMPGMICSARFVNESSVSGIILPAETLQTDSQNKTFVWIYANGIAKRRIVECGGFTDLGVLISSGLKEGEEVILGGQHKVSEGMKIEKL, from the coding sequence ATGAAAAAAAATCATTGTGCGGTAGTATTGTTACTGGCTTTAGTGATAACTAGCTGTGACAATCGTAAAAATGAGAATTTTATAAATTCTGTTAGAGTAAAGACTACTCAGGTTGCTATAGTTGCTACAGGAGGTTCTTGCCCGTATTCAGGCACAATAGAGGAGGTTACGTCGTCTTCGCTCAGTTTTGCTATACAGGGAACACTGGATAAACTTTCTGTTTGCGAAGGTCAGCACGTTAGTCAGGGACAGTTATTGGGTGTTCTGAACCAATCATCTGTACAAAGTGCTTATGATGCTGCTGTTGCATCACTTAATCAAACTAATGATGCCTATGTGCGTATGAAGCAACTGCACGACAACGGAAGTTTGCCTGATATTAAATGGGTTGAAGCCGAAAGTCAGCTGCAACAAGCTCAGGCATTGGAGCGATTAAATCGTAAAAACTTGAATAACTGTAAACTATACGCACCTTTTGACGGAGTAATTGCCGAAAAAAACGCTGAAGTAGGGTACAATGTAATGCCCGGTGTGCAGGTAGTCCGTCTTGTTTCAGTAAAACAAGTAAAAGTAAAGATAGCTGTGCCCGAAAATGAAATATCATCTGTCAAGACAGGTCAAAGAGTGCAATTCAGAGTGGCTGCCCTAGACGAAAAGCAGTTTCACGGGGTTGTATCAGAAATAGGCATTGTCGCCAATTCTTTATCACGTTCATACGATGTAAAGATTTTGGTAGATAATTCCAATAGGGAACTGATGCCGGGAATGATTTGCAGTGCCAGATTTGTGAATGAATCCTCCGTATCAGGGATCATACTCCCTGCCGAAACTTTGCAGACCGATTCTCAGAATAAAACATTTGTATGGATATATGCCAATGGAATCGCTAAACGTAGAATCGTAGAATGTGGTGGATTTACGGATCTAGGAGTGCTCATTTCAAGCGGATTGAAAGAGGGGGAAGAAGTAATTCTAGGTGGGCAACACAAAGTGAGTGAAGGTATGAAAATTGAAAAACTATGA